In one window of Burkholderia cenocepacia DNA:
- a CDS encoding tetratricopeptide repeat protein: MNGADAACRRRARIGTMVGLWAVCAVAAAQGAPQAKPDPSRETQSAVADYNAGDYRAALVQFHDAAERGDRLAQFNYAMMLLTGEGVTANVDEGLRWLRRAADANMSHAQYVYGRMFDDGEFVARNPAEAHRWFLRAAKQGHVQAELSLANQFLDGRGTPRDNRQAFAWYKQAADAGEPTAQYVTASFYERGGDGVAQNLNIARAYYAAAAAQGDETAGMKFKELSARLKAPGPASGAGAEQGKPHAPPQ, translated from the coding sequence ATGAACGGCGCAGACGCTGCGTGCCGCAGGCGCGCGCGGATCGGGACGATGGTCGGCCTGTGGGCCGTGTGTGCGGTGGCTGCCGCGCAGGGCGCGCCGCAAGCGAAGCCCGATCCGTCGCGCGAGACGCAATCGGCGGTTGCCGACTACAACGCCGGAGACTATCGCGCGGCGCTGGTGCAATTCCACGATGCGGCCGAGCGCGGCGATCGCCTCGCGCAGTTCAACTACGCGATGATGCTGCTGACGGGCGAAGGCGTGACGGCGAACGTCGACGAAGGGCTGCGCTGGCTCAGGCGTGCGGCGGACGCGAACATGTCGCATGCGCAGTACGTGTACGGCCGGATGTTCGACGATGGCGAGTTCGTCGCGCGCAATCCGGCGGAAGCGCATCGCTGGTTCCTGCGCGCCGCGAAGCAGGGGCACGTGCAGGCCGAGCTGTCGCTCGCGAACCAGTTCCTCGACGGGCGCGGCACGCCGCGCGACAACCGGCAGGCGTTCGCATGGTACAAGCAGGCCGCCGACGCGGGCGAGCCGACCGCGCAGTACGTGACCGCGTCGTTCTACGAGCGCGGCGGCGACGGCGTCGCGCAGAACCTGAACATCGCGCGCGCGTATTACGCGGCGGCAGCCGCGCAGGGTGACGAGACGGCCGGGATGAAATTCAAGGAGCTGAGCGCGCGGCTGAAGGCGCCGGGGCCGGCATCGGGCGCCGGTGCGGAGCAGGGCAAGCCGCACGCGCCGCCGCAGTAG
- the rodA gene encoding rod shape-determining protein RodA: MQFDKRAWLDKIKQMFAGFDRPLALIVFLLLCVGIVTLYSASIDMPGRVEDQLRNILLTFVLMWVIANIPPTTLMRFAVPLYTFGVTLLIAVALFGMTKKGAKRWLNVGVVIQPSEILKIATPLMLAWYYQRREGGLRWYDFIAAFGILLVPVGLIAKQPDLGTGLLVFAAGFFVIYLAGLSFKLIVPVLVAGVLAVGSIAVFEERICQPEVQWPLMHDYQKHRVCTLLDPTSDPLGKGFHTIQAVIAIGSGGVLGKGYLKGTQAHLEFIPEKHTDFIFAVFSEEWGLAGGLVLLTLYMALIARGLYIAAQGATLFGRLLAGSLTLAFFVYAFVNIGMVSGVLPVVGVPLPFMSYGGTALTTLGIAIGMIMSVGRQRRLMKS, translated from the coding sequence ATGCAATTCGACAAGCGCGCCTGGCTCGACAAGATCAAGCAGATGTTCGCGGGCTTCGATCGCCCGCTCGCCCTCATCGTGTTCCTGCTGCTGTGCGTCGGCATCGTCACGCTGTACAGCGCGTCGATCGACATGCCGGGCCGCGTCGAGGACCAGTTGCGCAACATCCTGCTGACGTTCGTGCTGATGTGGGTGATCGCCAACATCCCGCCGACCACGCTGATGCGCTTCGCGGTCCCGCTCTACACGTTCGGGGTGACGCTGCTGATTGCGGTCGCGCTGTTCGGGATGACCAAGAAGGGCGCGAAGCGCTGGCTGAACGTCGGCGTCGTGATCCAGCCGTCCGAAATCCTCAAGATCGCGACGCCGCTGATGCTCGCGTGGTACTACCAGCGCCGCGAAGGCGGGCTGCGCTGGTACGACTTCATCGCCGCGTTCGGAATCCTGCTGGTGCCGGTCGGGCTGATCGCGAAGCAGCCCGACCTCGGCACGGGCCTGCTCGTGTTCGCGGCCGGCTTCTTCGTGATCTACCTCGCCGGCCTGTCGTTCAAGCTGATCGTGCCGGTGCTCGTCGCGGGCGTGCTCGCGGTCGGCTCGATCGCCGTGTTCGAGGAACGCATCTGCCAGCCCGAAGTACAGTGGCCGCTGATGCACGACTACCAGAAACACCGGGTGTGCACGCTGCTCGACCCGACCTCGGACCCGCTCGGCAAGGGCTTCCACACGATCCAGGCCGTGATCGCGATCGGCTCGGGCGGCGTGCTCGGCAAGGGCTACCTGAAAGGCACGCAGGCGCACCTCGAATTCATTCCGGAAAAGCACACCGACTTCATCTTCGCGGTGTTCTCGGAAGAATGGGGGCTCGCCGGCGGGCTCGTGCTGCTGACGCTGTACATGGCGCTGATCGCGCGCGGGCTCTACATCGCCGCGCAGGGCGCGACGCTGTTCGGCCGGCTGCTGGCGGGCTCGCTCACGCTCGCGTTCTTCGTCTACGCGTTCGTCAACATCGGGATGGTCAGCGGCGTGCTGCCGGTCGTCGGCGTGCCGCTGCCGTTCATGAGCTACGGCGGCACCGCGCTCACGACGCTCGGCATCGCGATCGGGATGATCATGAGCGTCGGGCGGCAGCGGCGGCTGATGAAGAGCTGA
- the queC gene encoding 7-cyano-7-deazaguanine synthase QueC: MIRTDAKDGALVLFSGGQDSATCVAWALERYQTVETLGFDYGQRHRVELECREGVREALKHRFPAWSDRLGDDHMIDLSVLGAISDTAMTRTIEIETTANGLPNTFVPGRNLMFMTIAAAIAYRRGLRVLVGGMCETDFSGYPDCRDDTMKALQVALNLGMDTRMVLETPLMWLDKAQTWQLAEQLGGDALVELIRVETHTCYVGERAELHDWGFGCGECPACKLRKRGYEAYLKGERVTEAPL; encoded by the coding sequence GTGATTCGGACAGACGCTAAAGACGGCGCGCTCGTGTTGTTTTCCGGCGGGCAGGACTCCGCCACGTGCGTGGCATGGGCCCTCGAACGCTACCAGACGGTCGAGACGCTCGGCTTCGATTACGGCCAGCGTCATCGCGTCGAACTCGAGTGCCGCGAAGGCGTGCGCGAAGCACTGAAGCACAGGTTTCCGGCGTGGTCGGACCGGCTCGGCGACGATCACATGATCGACCTGTCGGTGCTCGGCGCGATCAGCGATACCGCGATGACGCGCACGATCGAGATCGAGACGACGGCCAACGGCCTGCCGAACACGTTCGTGCCGGGCCGCAACCTGATGTTCATGACGATCGCCGCGGCGATCGCCTATCGCCGCGGGCTGCGCGTGCTGGTCGGCGGGATGTGCGAGACCGATTTCTCGGGCTATCCCGATTGCCGCGACGACACGATGAAGGCGCTGCAGGTCGCGCTGAATCTCGGGATGGATACGCGCATGGTGCTCGAGACGCCGCTGATGTGGCTCGACAAGGCGCAGACCTGGCAGCTCGCCGAACAGCTCGGCGGCGACGCGCTCGTCGAACTGATCCGCGTCGAGACGCACACGTGCTACGTGGGCGAGCGCGCGGAACTGCACGACTGGGGCTTCGGCTGCGGCGAATGCCCGGCCTGCAAGCTGCGCAAGCGTGGCTACGAGGCTTACCTGAAGGGCGAGCGGGTGACCGAAGCGCCGCTGTGA
- the esaR gene encoding response regulator transcription factor EsaR, with translation MATILVVDDEMGIRELLSEILSDEGHVVEAAENAQAAREYRLNQAPDLVLLDIWMPDTDGVTLLKEWAAQGLLTMPVIMMSGHATIDTAVEATKIGALDFLEKPIALQKLLKSVEHGLARGAAPVSANAAAKAGGGQAAGPATVASAAALPTLGDDMASALGLAGQTAAIPFDIPLREARDAFERAYFEYHLARENGSMTRVAEKTGLERTHLYRKLKQLGVELGKKPSEGAL, from the coding sequence ATGGCAACCATCCTGGTGGTAGATGATGAAATGGGCATCCGGGAATTGCTCTCGGAGATCCTCAGCGATGAAGGACATGTCGTCGAGGCGGCGGAGAACGCGCAGGCCGCGCGGGAATACCGGCTGAATCAGGCGCCCGATCTCGTGCTGCTCGATATCTGGATGCCCGATACCGACGGCGTCACGCTGCTCAAGGAATGGGCGGCGCAGGGGCTGCTGACGATGCCCGTGATCATGATGTCCGGGCACGCGACGATCGATACCGCCGTCGAGGCGACCAAGATCGGCGCGCTCGATTTCCTCGAAAAGCCGATCGCGCTGCAGAAGCTGCTGAAGTCGGTCGAGCACGGTCTCGCCCGCGGCGCGGCGCCGGTGTCCGCGAACGCGGCGGCGAAGGCGGGCGGCGGGCAGGCCGCGGGGCCGGCGACGGTCGCGTCCGCGGCGGCGCTGCCGACGCTCGGCGACGACATGGCGTCGGCGCTCGGCCTCGCGGGCCAGACGGCGGCGATCCCGTTCGACATCCCGTTGCGCGAAGCGCGCGATGCGTTCGAGCGCGCGTACTTCGAGTATCACCTCGCGCGCGAGAACGGCAGCATGACGCGCGTCGCGGAGAAGACGGGCCTCGAGCGCACGCACCTGTATCGCAAGCTCAAGCAGCTCGGCGTCGAGCTCGGCAAGAAGCCGTCCGAAGGTGCGCTGTAA
- the mreC gene encoding rod shape-determining protein MreC: protein MEYSPPPLFKQGPPALARLIFFVALAIALLVSDARFSTLEIVRGVLGTVLYPLQRAALVPRDLFMGAADLAVTGAALRHENDDLRKRNLQLSTQANQAAVLTQENAHLRAVLELRQHIATQSTPVEIQYDTSDPFTQKIVVGQGSQQGIQDGSPVVSEDGVIGQVTRVFPLQSEVTLVTDRDLAIPVQVLRTGLRSVIYGTPKGDSLDLRFVPTSADLVAGDELITSGLDGVYPPGLPVAKVVRVDKLADTAFARVTCAPVAAVRGARQMLVLHYRNDIPPRPAEPDPAAEKNAKGKKGAKAAAKGEKAEKTDKADANAKPAAAAQPGAKPAPAQPAAAPAKPAAGQSGAQR from the coding sequence ATGGAATACAGTCCGCCGCCCCTCTTCAAGCAAGGTCCGCCCGCGCTCGCGCGGCTCATCTTCTTCGTCGCCCTCGCCATCGCGCTCCTCGTGTCGGACGCGCGCTTCAGCACGCTCGAAATCGTGCGCGGCGTGCTCGGCACCGTGCTCTACCCGCTGCAACGCGCGGCGCTCGTGCCGCGCGACCTGTTCATGGGCGCGGCCGACCTCGCCGTCACCGGCGCGGCGCTGCGCCACGAGAACGACGATCTCCGCAAGCGCAACCTGCAATTGTCCACGCAGGCCAACCAGGCCGCCGTGCTCACGCAGGAGAACGCGCACCTGCGCGCGGTGCTCGAACTGCGCCAGCACATCGCGACGCAATCGACCCCGGTCGAGATCCAGTACGACACGAGCGATCCGTTCACGCAGAAGATCGTGGTCGGGCAAGGCTCGCAGCAAGGTATCCAGGACGGCTCGCCCGTCGTCAGCGAGGACGGCGTGATCGGCCAGGTCACGCGCGTGTTCCCGCTGCAATCCGAAGTCACGCTGGTCACCGACCGCGATCTCGCGATTCCCGTGCAGGTGCTGCGCACCGGCCTGCGCAGCGTGATCTACGGCACGCCGAAGGGCGATTCGCTCGACCTGCGCTTCGTGCCGACGAGCGCGGATCTCGTCGCCGGCGACGAGCTGATCACGAGCGGCCTCGATGGCGTCTATCCGCCCGGCCTGCCGGTCGCGAAGGTCGTGCGCGTCGACAAGCTCGCCGATACCGCGTTCGCCCGGGTGACCTGCGCACCGGTCGCGGCCGTGCGCGGCGCGCGCCAGATGCTCGTGCTGCATTACCGCAACGACATCCCGCCGCGCCCGGCCGAGCCCGATCCCGCCGCCGAGAAGAACGCGAAGGGCAAGAAGGGCGCGAAAGCCGCCGCGAAGGGCGAAAAGGCCGAGAAAACCGACAAGGCCGACGCGAACGCGAAGCCGGCCGCCGCGGCCCAGCCCGGCGCGAAACCGGCGCCGGCCCAGCCCGCCGCCGCGCCCGCGAAGCCCGCCGCCGGGCAATCAGGAGCCCAGCGATGA
- the queD gene encoding 6-carboxytetrahydropterin synthase QueD, with amino-acid sequence MLITRKLEFDAGHRIPDHRSQCRNLHGHRYVLEITLRGDLVDTEGAPDRGMVMDFADVKALAMEHLVSKWDHAFLVYARDDVVRSFLEQMADHKTVVIDRIPTVENLAAIAFDLLANVYDAHYGVNLRLERVRLYETPNCWADVERQPGR; translated from the coding sequence GTGCTGATTACCCGAAAACTCGAATTCGACGCGGGCCACCGCATTCCCGATCACCGCAGCCAGTGCCGGAACCTGCACGGCCATCGCTACGTGCTCGAAATCACGCTGCGCGGCGATCTCGTCGATACCGAGGGGGCGCCCGACCGCGGCATGGTGATGGATTTCGCCGACGTGAAGGCGCTCGCGATGGAGCACCTCGTCAGCAAGTGGGACCACGCGTTCCTGGTCTATGCGCGCGACGACGTCGTGCGCTCGTTCCTCGAGCAGATGGCCGACCACAAGACGGTCGTGATCGACCGGATCCCGACCGTCGAGAACCTCGCGGCGATCGCGTTCGACCTCCTCGCGAACGTGTACGACGCGCACTACGGCGTGAACCTGCGCCTCGAGCGCGTGCGGTTGTACGAAACGCCGAACTGCTGGGCCGACGTCGAGCGCCAGCCCGGCCGCTGA
- a CDS encoding HpcH/HpaI aldolase family protein — translation MSTLTNSLKQRLRDGDEPLYGLWLSLGSDSAAEALAHAGYDWLCIDMEHAPNDSRDVASQLRAIAAAHLPSEPVVRVPAREPWLVKRALDAGARTLMFPCIETPDDAAHAVRLTRFPSPDTPDGLRGVAGMVRAAAFGMRRDYLQTANAQVAVVVQVESARGVDEVERIAATPGIDCLFVGPADLAASLGHLGDIRHPDVETAMARVLAAGKQAGVAVGIFAGDTAAARQYRDAGYRMITVSADVSWLLRATRQALQEVRS, via the coding sequence ATGAGCACGCTCACCAATTCCCTCAAACAACGCCTGCGCGACGGTGACGAGCCGCTGTACGGCCTGTGGCTGTCGCTCGGCAGCGACTCGGCCGCGGAAGCGCTCGCGCACGCCGGTTACGACTGGCTCTGCATCGACATGGAGCATGCGCCGAACGACAGTCGCGACGTGGCGTCGCAACTGCGTGCGATCGCCGCGGCGCACCTGCCGAGCGAGCCGGTCGTGCGCGTGCCGGCTCGCGAGCCGTGGCTTGTGAAGCGCGCGCTCGACGCCGGCGCGCGCACGCTGATGTTCCCGTGTATCGAGACGCCCGACGACGCCGCGCACGCAGTGCGGCTCACGCGCTTCCCGTCGCCCGACACACCCGACGGGCTGCGCGGCGTCGCGGGCATGGTGCGCGCGGCGGCGTTCGGCATGCGCCGCGACTACCTGCAGACGGCGAATGCGCAAGTGGCGGTGGTCGTGCAGGTCGAATCGGCGCGCGGCGTCGACGAAGTCGAGCGGATCGCGGCGACACCCGGCATCGATTGCCTGTTCGTCGGCCCGGCCGACCTCGCGGCGAGCCTCGGGCATCTCGGCGACATCCGCCACCCGGACGTCGAAACCGCGATGGCGCGCGTGCTCGCGGCCGGCAAGCAGGCAGGCGTCGCGGTCGGCATCTTCGCGGGCGACACGGCGGCCGCGCGCCAGTATCGCGACGCCGGTTACCGGATGATCACGGTGTCGGCCGACGTGAGCTGGCTATTGCGCGCGACGCGGCAGGCGTTGCAGGAGGTACGGTCATGA
- the queE gene encoding 7-carboxy-7-deazaguanine synthase: MTYAVKEIFYTLQGEGANAGRPAVFCRFAGCNLWSGREEDRAEAVCRFCDTDFVGTDGENGGKFKDAAALVATIAGLWPEGEANRFVVCTGGEPMLQLDQPLVDALHAAGFEIAIETNGSLPVLESIDWICVSPKADAPLVVTKGNELKVVVPQDNQRLADYAKLDFEYFLVQPMDGPSRDLNTKLAIDWCKRHPQWRLSMQTHKYLNIP, from the coding sequence ATGACTTACGCGGTCAAGGAAATTTTCTACACGTTGCAGGGCGAGGGCGCGAATGCGGGCCGGCCGGCCGTGTTCTGCCGGTTCGCCGGCTGCAACCTGTGGTCGGGCCGCGAAGAGGATCGTGCGGAGGCCGTGTGCCGCTTCTGCGATACGGATTTCGTCGGCACCGACGGCGAGAACGGCGGCAAGTTCAAGGACGCCGCCGCGCTCGTCGCGACGATCGCCGGCCTGTGGCCGGAGGGCGAAGCGAATCGCTTCGTCGTCTGCACGGGCGGTGAGCCGATGCTGCAGCTCGACCAGCCGCTCGTCGACGCGCTGCACGCGGCCGGCTTCGAGATCGCGATCGAGACCAACGGTTCGCTGCCGGTGCTCGAATCGATCGACTGGATCTGCGTGAGCCCGAAGGCCGATGCGCCGCTCGTCGTCACGAAGGGCAACGAACTGAAGGTCGTCGTGCCGCAGGACAACCAGCGGCTGGCCGACTACGCGAAGCTCGACTTCGAGTATTTTCTCGTGCAGCCGATGGACGGCCCGTCGCGCGACCTCAACACGAAGCTCGCGATCGACTGGTGCAAGCGTCATCCGCAGTGGCGGCTGTCGATGCAGACCCACAAATATCTGAACATTCCCTGA
- the mrdA gene encoding penicillin-binding protein 2, whose product MTEFNDTQQQLSRFRLRVAAAGVFVFVCFGLLASRFFYLQLMQHGKYALQAEENRISVAPIVPNRGIITDRNGVILAKNYSAYTLEITPSKLDDTLDNTIDKLSEIIPIDARDRRRFKKLQEDSKNFESLPIRTRLTDAEVARFTAQRFRFPGVDVRARLFRQYPLGMTAAHVIGYIGRISKRDQDRIDAMSDDNDSDQEHYDPRRDANNYKGTDYIGKIGVEQSYETELHGLTGFEEVEVTAGGRPVRTLSRTQATPGNNLVLSLDIGLQQVAEQAFAGKRGALVAIEPKTGDVLAFVSSPSFDPNSFVDGIDQQTWDELNNSPDKPLLNRPLHGTYPPGSTYKPFMALAGLTLGKRTPGWGFQDPGYFTFGGHTFRNDVRSGQGWVDMNKAIMVSNDTYFYMLARDLGVNAIANFMKPFGFGQITGIDIQGEARGILPSTDWKKKAFKKAAQQKWFDGETISLGIGQGYNSFTILQLAHATATLANNGVVMKPHLVKEVEDPISRARHLTVPKESEVIPLKAADIDVVKRGMENVIENPSGTAYKVFRGAQYLAAGKTGTAQVFSLQGSNYKGHLLAEHLRDHALFIAYAPVDHPQIAVALVVENGGWGAQAAGPIARRVLDYYLVERQNPKNEAAAVAAAASATEPVSAPVVGDTSKPATIAAGFTALPQPVVPSAASAAEAASAASGALGALGASGASGAASATAPADASAAVPMAASLPPIRRPHRPRRPASDAQPVAAAPRDDNHRATAPAKAADAGTAH is encoded by the coding sequence ATGACCGAATTCAACGACACCCAACAGCAGCTCTCGAGGTTCCGCCTGCGCGTCGCGGCGGCGGGCGTGTTCGTGTTCGTCTGCTTCGGGCTGCTCGCGAGCCGCTTCTTCTACCTGCAGCTGATGCAGCACGGCAAATACGCGCTGCAGGCCGAGGAAAACCGCATCTCGGTCGCGCCGATCGTGCCGAACCGCGGGATCATCACCGACCGCAACGGCGTGATCCTCGCGAAGAACTACTCGGCGTACACGCTCGAGATCACGCCGTCGAAGCTCGACGACACGCTCGACAACACGATCGACAAGCTGTCCGAGATCATCCCGATCGACGCCCGCGACCGCCGCCGCTTCAAGAAGCTGCAGGAAGACTCGAAGAACTTCGAGAGCCTGCCGATCCGCACGCGGCTCACCGACGCCGAAGTCGCGCGCTTCACCGCGCAGCGTTTCCGCTTCCCCGGCGTCGACGTGCGCGCGCGGCTGTTCCGCCAGTACCCGCTCGGCATGACGGCCGCGCACGTGATCGGCTATATCGGCCGGATCTCGAAGCGCGACCAGGATCGCATCGACGCGATGAGCGACGACAACGACAGCGACCAGGAGCACTACGATCCGCGCCGCGACGCGAACAACTACAAGGGCACCGACTACATCGGCAAGATCGGCGTCGAGCAGAGCTACGAGACCGAGCTGCACGGGCTGACGGGCTTCGAGGAAGTCGAGGTGACGGCTGGCGGCCGGCCGGTGCGCACGCTGTCGCGCACCCAGGCGACGCCCGGCAACAACCTCGTGCTGTCGCTCGACATCGGGCTGCAGCAGGTCGCCGAGCAGGCGTTCGCCGGCAAGCGCGGCGCGCTCGTCGCGATCGAGCCGAAGACGGGCGACGTGCTCGCGTTCGTATCGTCGCCGAGCTTCGACCCGAACTCGTTCGTCGACGGCATCGACCAGCAGACCTGGGACGAGCTGAACAACTCGCCCGACAAGCCGCTCCTGAACCGCCCGTTGCACGGCACCTACCCGCCCGGCTCGACGTACAAGCCGTTCATGGCGCTCGCGGGCCTCACGCTCGGCAAGCGCACGCCGGGCTGGGGCTTCCAGGACCCGGGCTACTTCACGTTCGGCGGCCACACGTTCCGCAACGACGTGCGCTCCGGCCAGGGCTGGGTCGACATGAACAAGGCGATCATGGTGTCGAACGACACCTACTTCTACATGCTCGCGCGCGACCTCGGCGTGAACGCGATCGCGAACTTCATGAAGCCGTTCGGCTTCGGCCAGATCACCGGGATCGACATCCAGGGCGAGGCGCGCGGGATCCTGCCGTCGACCGACTGGAAGAAGAAGGCGTTCAAGAAGGCCGCGCAGCAGAAGTGGTTCGACGGCGAGACGATCAGCCTCGGGATCGGCCAGGGCTACAACTCGTTCACGATCCTGCAGCTCGCGCACGCCACGGCAACGCTCGCGAACAACGGCGTCGTGATGAAGCCTCACCTCGTGAAGGAAGTCGAGGACCCGATCTCGCGGGCGCGCCACCTGACCGTGCCGAAGGAAAGCGAGGTGATCCCGCTGAAGGCGGCCGACATCGACGTCGTGAAGCGCGGGATGGAGAACGTGATCGAGAACCCGTCCGGGACCGCGTACAAGGTGTTCCGCGGCGCGCAGTACCTCGCCGCCGGCAAGACCGGTACCGCGCAGGTGTTCTCGCTGCAGGGTTCGAACTACAAGGGCCACCTGCTCGCCGAACACCTGCGCGACCACGCGCTGTTCATCGCGTACGCGCCGGTCGACCATCCGCAGATCGCCGTCGCACTGGTCGTCGAGAACGGCGGCTGGGGCGCGCAGGCCGCCGGCCCGATCGCGCGTCGCGTGCTCGACTACTACCTGGTCGAGCGCCAGAACCCGAAGAACGAGGCCGCGGCCGTGGCCGCCGCGGCGTCGGCGACCGAGCCGGTGAGCGCACCGGTGGTCGGCGACACGTCGAAGCCCGCCACGATCGCGGCCGGCTTCACCGCGCTGCCGCAGCCGGTCGTGCCGTCGGCGGCCAGCGCGGCCGAGGCGGCATCGGCCGCGTCGGGTGCCTTGGGTGCCTTGGGTGCCTCGGGTGCCTCAGGTGCGGCCAGCGCCACCGCGCCGGCCGACGCGAGCGCCGCGGTGCCGATGGCCGCGAGCCTGCCGCCGATCCGGCGTCCGCACCGGCCGCGCCGGCCCGCGAGCGACGCGCAGCCGGTCGCCGCCGCGCCGCGGGACGACAACCATCGTGCGACGGCCCCCGCGAAAGCGGCGGACGCCGGCACCGCTCATTAA
- the mreD gene encoding rod shape-determining protein MreD, whose amino-acid sequence MNRPQYILQPVNPYFIVFSLAAAFLLNLMPWGRLPGVPDFVALVLLFWNIHQPRKVGMGVAFALGILMDVHDAGLLGEHALAYTLLSYGAITIHRRVLWMPIGVQVLYVTPLLVAAQLVPFVIRLLMGAAFPGWRYLVDGFVEAALWPIASHLLLMPQRRPVDPDDTRPI is encoded by the coding sequence ATGAACCGCCCGCAATACATCCTGCAGCCGGTCAATCCGTACTTCATCGTCTTCAGCCTCGCCGCCGCGTTCCTGCTGAACCTGATGCCATGGGGCCGCCTGCCCGGCGTGCCCGATTTCGTCGCGCTCGTGCTGCTGTTCTGGAACATCCACCAGCCGCGCAAGGTCGGGATGGGCGTCGCGTTCGCGCTCGGCATCCTGATGGACGTGCACGACGCGGGGTTGCTCGGCGAGCACGCGCTCGCCTATACGCTGCTGTCGTACGGCGCGATCACGATCCACCGCCGCGTGCTGTGGATGCCGATCGGCGTGCAGGTGCTGTACGTCACGCCGCTGCTGGTCGCCGCGCAGCTCGTGCCGTTCGTGATCCGCCTGCTGATGGGCGCCGCGTTCCCCGGCTGGCGCTATCTCGTCGACGGTTTCGTCGAAGCCGCGCTGTGGCCGATCGCGAGCCACCTGCTGCTGATGCCGCAACGCCGCCCGGTCGACCCGGACGATACGCGCCCGATCTGA